A stretch of the Acidilobus sp. 7A genome encodes the following:
- a CDS encoding extracellular solute-binding protein, producing the protein MRRSALLAIAVILVIVIAVVGWLVLHMAPSANQRLVIVTYSDIEPVVQLAAEEFEASHPDVKVVVVPFPWNSYVQNELTVLEAHSPQYDVVTFTPTSSQLLAPYLVPLNMSYFNQSDIIWDQEAFGGVYELSNGSAEVIGVAIQTWVELLAYNATLFNNVTLQQEFYSEYHVQLNPWTWQNWTAVIDADKFLVGKGLVKYGFLVEDEPSHELIDTYPAIFEWYYAHNSTLDCGSPAGLPGYGTMFMGCAPSWWRYPFPPPSFNSTAGVDALEVLRELVSYEPSPSDIAIGYDTLAQLVGEGSVAGAIAWANDIMGLNSSVASQLLMAPLPGGYGEPGSTFLGISKYSQHKGLALEFLRFVLSPQFQEQAFYLQGSLPISRQAYVEIMSNSSVPAYEREWLKAILIANENATATPPTVPQTYPYLIPSFNGPVFSWLQSPTQDPGQLLASIAAQWVRYLSEGG; encoded by the coding sequence TCGGATGGCTGGTCCTCCACATGGCGCCCTCAGCGAACCAGCGGCTTGTGATAGTCACCTACAGCGATATAGAGCCTGTCGTCCAGCTTGCTGCCGAGGAGTTCGAGGCCTCGCATCCCGATGTCAAGGTAGTGGTTGTTCCGTTCCCTTGGAACTCCTACGTTCAAAACGAGCTGACGGTCCTCGAGGCCCACAGCCCCCAGTACGATGTAGTCACATTCACACCGACCTCCTCTCAGCTCTTAGCCCCATACCTGGTTCCTCTTAACATGAGCTACTTCAACCAGAGCGACATAATATGGGACCAGGAGGCGTTTGGCGGAGTCTATGAGCTGAGCAACGGAAGCGCCGAGGTCATAGGCGTCGCCATCCAGACGTGGGTTGAGCTTCTGGCGTACAACGCTACGCTCTTCAACAACGTAACTCTGCAGCAGGAGTTCTACAGCGAGTACCACGTGCAGCTTAACCCGTGGACGTGGCAGAACTGGACAGCCGTAATTGACGCCGACAAGTTCCTTGTAGGCAAGGGGCTTGTTAAGTACGGCTTCCTTGTCGAGGATGAGCCCTCACACGAGCTCATAGACACCTACCCGGCGATTTTCGAGTGGTACTACGCTCACAACTCAACCTTGGACTGCGGTAGCCCAGCTGGGCTGCCTGGCTATGGCACGATGTTTATGGGCTGCGCGCCGAGCTGGTGGCGCTACCCGTTCCCTCCGCCCAGCTTCAACAGCACAGCCGGGGTTGACGCCCTGGAGGTTCTAAGGGAGCTGGTAAGTTACGAGCCATCGCCGTCAGATATAGCCATAGGCTATGACACCCTCGCCCAGCTTGTCGGTGAGGGCTCGGTGGCCGGGGCCATAGCGTGGGCCAACGACATAATGGGCCTAAACTCCAGCGTAGCCTCACAACTCCTGATGGCCCCCCTGCCTGGCGGCTACGGCGAGCCAGGCTCCACCTTCCTCGGGATAAGCAAGTACAGCCAGCACAAGGGACTGGCCTTGGAGTTCCTTAGGTTCGTGCTGTCGCCCCAGTTCCAGGAGCAGGCCTTCTACCTTCAGGGCTCCCTGCCCATATCGAGGCAGGCCTACGTTGAGATAATGTCAAACTCCTCAGTTCCCGCTTACGAGAGGGAGTGGCTGAAGGCCATACTCATAGCTAATGAGAACGCCACGGCGACGCCGCCGACTGTGCCCCAGACCTACCCCTACCTGATACCGTCGTTCAACGGGCCAGTCTTCTCGTGGCTTCAGAGCCCAACGCAGGACCCAGGTCAGCTCCTCGCCTCTATAGCCGCCCAGTGGGTCAGGTACCTCTCGGAGGGAGGTTAA